Proteins from one Candidatus Paceibacterota bacterium genomic window:
- a CDS encoding serine/threonine-protein kinase: MSGTGNREESLFNEAMGLPTPEARAVFLREACAGDDQLRQRVEALLQAAQPTNDFLEQAAPGARTFLSASPGAAASPSPPPEERAGERRATTPTPPGATVTISLNSLPVSEKPGDRIGHYKLLEQIGEGGCGVVYMAQQTEPIRRQVAFKVIKLGMDTKSVVARFEAERQALALMDHPNIAKVLDAGATETGRPYFVMELVKGIKITDYCDQNHLDTKERLDLFIQVCHAIQHAHQKGIIHRDIKPSNVLVCSHDGVPVPKVIDFGIAKATQQPLTDKTVFTAFGQFIGTPAYMSPEQAELSGLDIDTRTDIYALGVLLYELLTGKPPFEPETLMKVGLDEMRRIIRETEPPKPSTKLATTPHSALRTPQSTAPHWKDVRGDLDWIVMKCLEKNRARRYPTADSLADDLGHHLNNEPVEAGAPGAMYRMGKFVRRHRYGFATASAIILLLIAGVVVSTWQMARATRAEKQARTVASFLEDMLNSVRPEEARGQDTKLLREILDKAAARVAKELQGQPEVAGELQSTIGGVYQTLGRYGEAEAMYRGALANRRKFFGREHRKVAVSLADLGFLHRLQGKNSDAEAVFREALAMQRKLLGDKHPDVTRSLANLSIELWRQGKAAEAETLSREALANRKNLFGSERTDIATLVGQLVWVPSEQGRLKEVEAIYREAIAMSKHVLGNENSEVAALLRGFALALKGQGRLAEAETIFREALTMQKKSLSNEHPEVAMSLEWLARVLATEGKLGEAEAAYQEALAMRKKLQGPDHPLIANLLNNFGGVLADQKKFNDAENMYREALAMGRRLFPSDHPTIANQLNSLGGLLLQQRKLAEAEVLRREALGMWRRLLGNENQDVARSLNNLAVGLDLQGKYAEAEALHREALAMRRKLLRRDHPDIVLSLDQLAGVLARQRKVAEAERTTLERWYVELGIAQLCQDPPSLDKALEVVGGAIEKKPQDYGCMAVRAAIYGRQAKWQAAATDLSRSVKLASSLSRNLPAFALGPLLVETGDTIGYDNRRRMVSVTSWGEDPETAAEAAMEMSLLPRDGGWTAPAQLAATAVTHGTNHIRLPYFQLVKGLVEYRQGRFDSAVEWAQKSLAGSGTNYTIAASAGAVLAMAQQQLKQPDEARKSLAQATQVFETKLPKLESGDLGENWPEWLIARILLREATSLLRGEIGAVDGVRKQAQGLANAGKLAEREAMFREALALLRKVGRGEDVAVARTLSSLGTVLRAEGKYAEAEKTYRECLRIHEKVHPNDWDVFQSRFFVGAILMDQKKHKEAEPLMLDGCQGMMERVQEVADPGGRISLLQQTIPILVQLYDETGRPEQAAEWRKKLADLEKSQPPAKRVSPENITTIQTQRGNLSARKKHYKEAAGDFSKLAEAHPDNHLFYHLLAPALVAAGDAEGYRRCCQKVIAQFGETTNPTVAERMAKACLILPSSGADMAIVSKMAEVAIRADTNHSLLPYFQFSKGLAEYRQDRFASAAEWLRKALDSKRSRDDYRDVQAYMVLAMSQYQLKQVGEARKTLATGTDLASQKLPKADSGDLGPAWNDWIIAETLMREAKGIVEAK; encoded by the coding sequence ATGAGTGGGACTGGGAATCGCGAAGAGAGCTTGTTCAACGAGGCGATGGGGTTGCCGACGCCGGAGGCGCGGGCGGTGTTCCTGCGCGAAGCCTGCGCCGGCGATGACCAACTCCGCCAGCGCGTCGAGGCCCTCCTCCAGGCCGCCCAGCCCACCAACGACTTCCTCGAACAAGCCGCCCCCGGAGCGCGGACATTCCTGTCCGCCAGTCCCGGAGCCGCCGCTTCTCCCTCTCCTCCACCGGAGGAGAGGGCCGGGGAGAGGAGGGCCACCACGCCAACTCCACCCGGCGCCACCGTTACAATCTCCCTCAACTCCCTGCCCGTCTCCGAGAAGCCCGGCGACCGCATTGGCCACTACAAGTTGCTGGAACAGATCGGTGAGGGCGGCTGCGGCGTGGTTTATATGGCCCAGCAGACCGAGCCGATCCGGCGGCAGGTCGCCTTCAAAGTCATCAAGCTGGGCATGGACACCAAGTCGGTCGTCGCCCGCTTCGAGGCCGAACGCCAGGCCCTGGCGCTGATGGACCATCCCAACATCGCCAAGGTGCTGGATGCCGGGGCGACCGAGACAGGCAGGCCTTACTTCGTCATGGAACTGGTCAAGGGCATCAAGATCACCGATTACTGCGACCAGAACCACCTGGACACGAAGGAGCGGCTGGACCTGTTCATCCAGGTCTGCCACGCCATTCAGCACGCGCACCAGAAGGGCATCATCCATCGGGACATCAAACCCTCCAACGTCCTGGTGTGCTCACACGACGGTGTGCCCGTGCCCAAGGTGATTGACTTCGGCATTGCCAAGGCCACCCAGCAGCCGTTGACCGACAAGACCGTCTTCACCGCCTTTGGTCAATTCATCGGCACCCCGGCCTACATGAGCCCCGAGCAAGCCGAGCTGAGCGGGTTGGACATAGATACCCGCACGGACATCTACGCGCTCGGCGTCCTCCTCTACGAACTGCTCACCGGCAAGCCGCCCTTTGAGCCGGAAACGCTGATGAAGGTCGGCCTGGACGAAATGCGACGGATCATCCGCGAGACCGAGCCGCCCAAACCCTCGACCAAACTGGCCACCACTCCGCACTCCGCACTCCGCACTCCGCAATCGACGGCTCCGCACTGGAAAGACGTTCGTGGCGATCTGGATTGGATCGTGATGAAGTGCCTGGAAAAGAACCGGGCGCGGCGGTATCCCACGGCAGATTCCCTGGCGGACGACCTAGGCCATCACTTGAACAACGAGCCGGTTGAAGCCGGGGCGCCCGGGGCGATGTACCGGATGGGGAAGTTTGTGCGACGGCATCGGTATGGTTTTGCGACAGCCAGTGCGATCATTCTGCTCCTGATTGCAGGCGTGGTGGTAAGCACGTGGCAAATGGCGCGTGCGACGCGGGCGGAGAAGCAGGCGCGAACGGTGGCGAGCTTCCTGGAGGACATGTTGAATAGTGTGCGGCCTGAGGAGGCCCGAGGCCAGGATACCAAGTTGCTGCGGGAGATTCTGGACAAGGCAGCGGCGCGCGTGGCCAAGGAGCTTCAGGGCCAGCCGGAAGTTGCAGGAGAATTGCAGAGCACCATCGGTGGGGTGTATCAGACGCTTGGACGGTATGGCGAGGCTGAGGCCATGTATCGTGGCGCACTGGCTAACCGAAGAAAGTTCTTTGGCCGCGAGCATCGAAAGGTCGCCGTCTCCCTTGCCGACCTTGGCTTCCTGCATCGCTTGCAAGGCAAGAACTCAGATGCCGAAGCGGTGTTCCGAGAAGCGCTGGCGATGCAACGGAAGCTGCTGGGCGACAAGCATCCGGACGTCACTCGGTCGCTCGCAAATCTCTCCATAGAGCTTTGGCGGCAGGGAAAGGCAGCGGAAGCAGAAACCTTGTCCCGCGAGGCTCTTGCTAACCGCAAGAACTTGTTTGGTTCCGAGCGCACCGATATCGCCACTTTGGTCGGCCAGCTTGTGTGGGTTCCCAGTGAGCAAGGCAGGCTAAAGGAAGTGGAGGCCATTTACCGCGAGGCGATAGCCATGAGCAAGCATGTGCTCGGCAATGAGAACTCCGAGGTTGCCGCCCTGCTCCGCGGTTTCGCATTGGCGCTTAAAGGTCAAGGTCGCTTAGCGGAGGCCGAAACCATATTCCGCGAGGCTCTGACCATGCAGAAAAAGTCGCTGAGCAATGAACACCCGGAGGTGGCCATGTCGCTTGAATGGCTCGCAAGAGTGCTAGCAACAGAGGGAAAGCTTGGGGAGGCTGAGGCCGCCTATCAAGAGGCCTTGGCCATGCGGAAGAAACTCCAAGGTCCCGACCATCCACTCATTGCCAATCTGCTGAACAACTTCGGAGGAGTGCTTGCGGACCAGAAGAAGTTCAACGACGCGGAAAACATGTATCGCGAAGCGCTGGCCATGGGGCGTCGGCTCTTCCCCTCGGACCACCCAACTATCGCTAACCAGCTCAACAGCTTGGGAGGACTACTTCTGCAACAACGCAAACTGGCGGAGGCTGAGGTTCTCCGCCGCGAAGCTCTGGGAATGTGGAGGAGGCTACTGGGCAACGAAAACCAGGATGTTGCCCGATCGCTCAATAACCTTGCGGTAGGGCTTGATCTGCAAGGCAAGTATGCGGAAGCCGAGGCACTGCACCGCGAGGCACTGGCGATGCGAAGAAAGCTGCTCAGGCGAGACCATCCGGATATAGTCCTGTCGCTAGACCAACTCGCAGGAGTCCTGGCAAGACAACGCAAAGTTGCGGAAGCCGAAAGAACAACTCTTGAACGCTGGTACGTGGAGCTAGGTATCGCTCAGTTATGCCAAGATCCGCCCAGCCTGGACAAGGCCCTTGAGGTCGTTGGCGGCGCGATTGAGAAGAAGCCTCAGGATTATGGATGTATGGCCGTACGGGCCGCTATCTACGGTCGACAGGCCAAATGGCAGGCTGCAGCTACTGACTTATCCCGATCTGTCAAGCTTGCTAGCAGCCTTTCTCGTAACCTTCCGGCTTTCGCACTGGGTCCGTTGTTGGTAGAAACGGGCGACACGATCGGCTACGACAACCGTCGGCGAATGGTATCGGTCACTTCCTGGGGAGAAGACCCGGAGACGGCGGCAGAAGCGGCGATGGAGATGTCGTTGCTGCCTAGAGACGGCGGATGGACTGCGCCTGCTCAATTGGCCGCGACCGCCGTCACGCACGGCACCAACCATATCCGGCTGCCTTACTTTCAGCTCGTCAAGGGCCTGGTCGAGTATCGGCAGGGGCGTTTTGACAGTGCGGTTGAATGGGCACAGAAGAGCCTGGCGGGCTCTGGAACGAATTACACCATCGCTGCTTCCGCTGGGGCGGTTTTGGCGATGGCGCAGCAGCAGCTCAAGCAACCTGACGAGGCCCGCAAGTCTCTGGCGCAAGCGACGCAGGTATTCGAGACCAAGCTGCCGAAGCTGGAGAGCGGCGACCTGGGCGAGAACTGGCCGGAGTGGCTCATCGCCCGCATCCTCTTGCGGGAGGCAACCAGCCTCCTTCGGGGCGAAATCGGCGCGGTCGATGGAGTGAGAAAGCAAGCCCAAGGCCTTGCTAACGCAGGCAAGCTGGCAGAGCGGGAGGCGATGTTCCGCGAGGCGCTTGCACTGCTAAGGAAGGTGGGGCGTGGTGAAGATGTGGCGGTCGCTCGCACATTGAGTTCTCTGGGAACGGTGCTTAGGGCGGAGGGCAAGTATGCAGAGGCTGAAAAGACGTATCGTGAGTGCCTGAGAATCCACGAGAAGGTCCACCCAAATGATTGGGATGTCTTTCAAAGCCGCTTCTTCGTGGGCGCAATCCTGATGGATCAGAAGAAGCACAAGGAAGCCGAACCATTGATGCTCGATGGCTGCCAAGGGATGATGGAGCGAGTTCAAGAGGTGGCCGATCCGGGTGGAAGAATAAGTCTCCTCCAGCAGACCATTCCGATTCTCGTGCAATTGTACGACGAAACTGGCCGGCCCGAGCAAGCAGCAGAGTGGCGCAAGAAACTGGCTGACTTGGAAAAGAGCCAGCCTCCCGCCAAGAGGGTTTCACCTGAGAACATTACAACTATCCAAACGCAGCGTGGGAACTTGTCCGCTCGTAAGAAGCATTACAAAGAGGCCGCAGGCGATTTTTCCAAGCTCGCGGAAGCTCATCCGGATAATCACCTGTTTTATCATTTGCTGGCCCCGGCGCTGGTGGCCGCCGGAGACGCTGAAGGTTACCGCCGCTGCTGCCAGAAGGTTATCGCCCAGTTTGGTGAAACCACCAACCCGACGGTCGCCGAGCGCATGGCCAAGGCCTGTCTGATTCTACCGTCATCCGGCGCAGACATGGCAATCGTCAGCAAGATGGCGGAGGTTGCTATCAGAGCTGACACGAACCATTCCTTGCTCCCCTATTTCCAGTTCAGCAAAGGGTTGGCAGAGTATCGTCAGGATCGATTTGCCAGCGCTGCCGAGTGGCTTCGGAAGGCCTTGGACAGCAAGCGGTCTCGGGATGACTACCGCGATGTGCAAGCCTATATGGTCCTGGCCATGTCGCAGTATCAGCTAAAGCAGGTGGGCGAAGCTCGCAAGACGCTGGCGACGGGAACCGACCTGGCGTCGCAGAAACTGCCGAAAGCGGACAGCGGCGATTTAGGCCCCGCATGGAACGATTGGATCATCGCCGAGACGCTCATGCGGGAGGCGAAAGGGATAGTTGAAGCCAAATGA
- a CDS encoding serine/threonine-protein kinase encodes MNDKSQREESLFNEAMGLPTPEARAAFLKGACAEDEQLRQRVEALLAAAQPTNDFLEHGSGARTFLAANPGAAGSPSPPPEEKAGKRRPPTPPPPGATIQISLESLPVSEKPGDRIGHYKLLEQIGEGGCGVVYMAEQAEPIRRRVAFKVIKLGMDTKSVVARFEAERQALALMDHPNIAKVLDAGATDTGRPYFVMELVKGIKITDYCDQNHLNTKERLELFMQVCHAIQHAHQKGIIHRDIKPSNILVTLHDGVPVPKVIDFGIAKATQQPLTDKTVFTAFQQFIGTPAYMSPEQAELSGLDIDTRTDIYALGVLLYEILTGKPPFDPETLMKAGLDEMRRIIRETEPVKPSTKLAATPHSALRTRQSTAPPSAIPHSALRIPQWKEVRGDLDWIVMKCLEKDRRRRYETANGLAHDVERHLSDEPVTAAAPSATYRLSKYVSRHRFGLATAAVLILLLVAGVVVSTWQMVRAKRAEKQAQTVASFLEDMLNSVRPEEAKGRDTVLLRGMLDKAATRVDDELKDHPETQARVNLTIGKAYVSISQYHKAELPLRKALALQISLLGRENLVVAESLETLAWALEWERKLVEAEAARREALAIRQKLLGPRHPDVAKYLRALARVVEKRGNLTQAEELFRQTLAMQRKAFGPEHREIAVTLNNFALNLSRQGKKAEAETMLREAVAMGRKLSGNNRGLVAGFLANLANMLKGQGKLEEAEAMCREALAITKRECGMESLSVASRLTVLATVLLEQRKLVEAEAVCREALAMQQRLLGNESPQVAVSLRCLAGIYDALGKLEQAETVRGEAQAIDEKVLAAADPSDSLSSCTRASALERMGKFKDAEATYREALAAQIRDPNDMPEDIPTFLQLQDGLTSVLRRESKLAEAEAMYREGLVMRKKLLGNEDRQVAQSLAGLAEVLQQQGKLAEAEAMHREALAMRKKLLGSEDRQVAEPLAALAWVLQQQGKLAEAEAMHREALAMRKKLLGSEDRQVAESLAALAWVLLQQGKLAEARDLKHQSLKVNFGLGGSSEDRQSWEKAMMAITRAVDKEPNPGSYLMFRAYLYGQQGQWQAAVKDLSQLAKADVRWTLALGPLLAETGDTNGYNNRRRVISVTTWGEDPETVAEAAMEMSLQPKDSGWAVPAGLAEVAVTRGTNHFRLPYFQLVKGLVEYRQGHLHNAVDWAKKSLVRSGTNYTTVVSAGAVLAMAQQQLKQPEEARKSLAQATQVFETNLPKLESGDLGENWPEWLIARILLREAKELVEK; translated from the coding sequence ATGAACGACAAGAGCCAACGCGAAGAGAGCTTGTTCAACGAGGCGATGGGGTTGCCGACGCCGGAGGCGCGGGCGGCGTTCCTCAAGGGAGCGTGCGCCGAGGACGAGCAACTCCGCCAGCGCGTCGAAGCCCTGCTTGCCGCCGCCCAGCCCACCAATGATTTCCTCGAACACGGTTCCGGAGCGCGGACATTCTTGGCCGCCAATCCCGGAGCCGCGGGTTCTCCCTCTCCTCCACCGGAGGAGAAAGCCGGGAAGAGGAGGCCCCCCACGCCGCCCCCACCCGGCGCCACCATCCAAATCTCTCTCGAATCCCTGCCCGTCTCCGAGAAACCCGGAGACCGTATCGGCCACTACAAGCTGCTTGAACAGATTGGCGAAGGCGGCTGCGGCGTGGTTTATATGGCCGAGCAGGCCGAGCCCATCCGCCGCCGCGTCGCCTTCAAGGTGATCAAGCTGGGCATGGATACCAAATCGGTCGTCGCCCGGTTCGAGGCCGAGCGGCAAGCGCTGGCACTGATGGACCATCCCAACATCGCCAAGGTGCTGGATGCCGGGGCGACCGACACTGGCCGGCCCTATTTCGTCATGGAACTGGTCAAGGGCATCAAGATCACCGACTACTGCGACCAGAACCACCTGAACACGAAGGAGCGGCTGGAGTTGTTCATGCAAGTGTGTCATGCCATCCAGCACGCGCATCAGAAAGGGATCATCCACCGGGACATCAAGCCGTCGAACATTCTGGTCACCCTGCACGACGGCGTGCCGGTGCCCAAGGTGATTGATTTTGGCATCGCCAAGGCGACACAGCAGCCGCTGACGGACAAGACGGTGTTCACGGCGTTCCAGCAGTTCATTGGGACGCCAGCGTATATGAGTCCGGAGCAGGCGGAGTTGAGCGGTTTGGACATAGATACCCGCACCGACATCTACGCGCTCGGCGTCCTGCTCTACGAAATCCTGACAGGCAAGCCTCCTTTCGATCCGGAAACGCTTATGAAGGCGGGCTTGGACGAGATGCGCCGCATCATCCGCGAGACCGAGCCGGTGAAGCCCTCGACCAAACTCGCCGCCACTCCGCATTCCGCGCTCCGCACTCGGCAATCGACGGCCCCGCCTTCTGCTATTCCGCACTCCGCACTCCGCATTCCGCAATGGAAAGAGGTTCGTGGGGACCTGGACTGGATCGTGATGAAGTGCCTGGAGAAGGATCGGCGGCGGCGCTACGAGACAGCGAACGGTCTGGCGCACGACGTTGAGCGGCATCTGAGCGATGAACCAGTGACAGCGGCAGCCCCCAGCGCAACGTATCGGCTGAGCAAATATGTCAGCCGGCATCGGTTTGGCCTGGCGACGGCTGCTGTCCTGATCCTCCTGCTGGTTGCGGGCGTGGTAGTGAGCACGTGGCAGATGGTGCGGGCCAAGCGGGCGGAGAAACAGGCGCAGACGGTAGCCAGCTTTCTGGAAGACATGCTTAACAGCGTACGGCCTGAGGAAGCGAAAGGCAGGGATACGGTGCTGCTCCGCGGAATGCTGGATAAAGCGGCGACGCGGGTAGACGACGAGTTGAAGGACCACCCAGAAACACAGGCACGAGTGAACCTCACTATTGGTAAGGCATATGTTTCAATCTCCCAATACCACAAAGCTGAGCTGCCGCTACGGAAGGCGCTCGCGCTGCAGATCAGCCTGCTAGGAAGAGAAAACCTTGTCGTGGCCGAGTCACTCGAAACCCTTGCGTGGGCACTTGAGTGGGAGAGAAAACTGGTCGAAGCAGAGGCAGCAAGACGCGAGGCTTTGGCGATCCGCCAGAAGCTGCTGGGGCCCCGGCATCCGGATGTGGCCAAATACCTTCGTGCACTCGCCCGTGTGGTCGAGAAGCGAGGCAACCTGACACAAGCTGAGGAATTGTTTCGCCAGACTCTGGCAATGCAGCGTAAGGCTTTCGGTCCTGAGCATAGGGAAATCGCCGTCACGCTGAACAACTTCGCGTTGAATCTCAGCCGACAGGGCAAGAAGGCGGAGGCGGAGACGATGCTGCGCGAAGCCGTGGCGATGGGGAGGAAGCTGTCCGGTAATAACCGCGGTCTAGTGGCTGGATTCTTGGCAAACCTTGCAAACATGTTGAAAGGACAAGGCAAGCTAGAAGAGGCAGAAGCGATGTGCCGCGAAGCACTTGCGATTACCAAGAGAGAATGTGGCATGGAAAGCCTGTCTGTAGCATCGCGGTTGACGGTCCTCGCTACGGTTCTCTTGGAGCAGCGGAAGCTTGTGGAGGCGGAGGCCGTTTGTAGGGAGGCTCTGGCGATGCAGCAGAGGCTTCTGGGGAATGAAAGCCCCCAAGTAGCCGTATCGCTTCGCTGTCTCGCTGGGATCTATGACGCACTGGGAAAACTCGAACAGGCGGAGACTGTGCGCGGCGAGGCGCAGGCGATAGACGAGAAGGTTCTTGCCGCCGCTGACCCCAGCGATAGCCTCTCATCCTGCACCCGAGCATCGGCGCTCGAGCGAATGGGCAAATTCAAGGACGCGGAGGCCACCTATCGCGAAGCGCTCGCCGCACAAATAAGGGACCCCAATGACATGCCTGAGGATATTCCCACATTCCTGCAATTGCAGGACGGTCTTACAAGTGTGCTAAGGCGGGAAAGCAAGCTGGCCGAAGCAGAGGCGATGTATCGTGAGGGGTTGGTCATGCGAAAGAAGCTCTTGGGAAACGAAGACCGGCAGGTGGCCCAGTCCCTGGCTGGACTCGCAGAGGTACTCCAGCAGCAAGGCAAGTTGGCGGAGGCGGAGGCGATGCATCGCGAGGCCTTGGCCATGCGGAAGAAGCTCTTGGGGAGCGAAGATCGGCAGGTGGCTGAGCCTCTGGCTGCCCTCGCGTGGGTACTCCAGCAGCAAGGCAAGTTGGCGGAGGCGGAAGCGATGCATCGCGAGGCCCTGGCCATGCGGAAGAAGCTCTTGGGGAGCGAAGATCGGCAGGTGGCTGAGTCTCTGGCTGCCCTCGCGTGGGTACTCCTGCAGCAAGGAAAACTGGCGGAAGCGCGGGACCTAAAGCATCAGAGTCTGAAGGTGAACTTTGGCCTCGGCGGCAGCAGCGAGGACCGGCAGAGTTGGGAAAAGGCCATGATGGCCATCACCCGAGCCGTGGATAAAGAGCCTAACCCTGGCTCGTACCTGATGTTTCGCGCCTATCTTTATGGCCAGCAAGGGCAGTGGCAGGCGGCAGTCAAGGACCTATCTCAACTCGCCAAAGCTGATGTGCGCTGGACGTTGGCTTTGGGCCCGTTGCTGGCGGAAACGGGCGACACGAACGGCTACAACAACCGCCGGCGGGTGATCTCTGTCACCACCTGGGGGGAAGACCCCGAAACGGTGGCAGAAGCCGCGATGGAGATGTCGCTACAACCCAAGGACAGTGGATGGGCGGTACCAGCGGGCCTGGCCGAGGTCGCCGTCACGCGCGGCACCAACCACTTTCGTCTGCCTTACTTCCAACTAGTCAAGGGTTTGGTCGAGTATCGGCAAGGACACTTGCACAATGCGGTTGATTGGGCAAAGAAGAGCTTGGTGAGGAGCGGAACCAATTACACTACCGTCGTCTCCGCTGGCGCGGTGCTGGCGATGGCCCAGCAGCAACTCAAGCAGCCCGAGGAAGCCCGGAAGTCTCTGGCGCAAGCGACGCAGGTCTTCGAGACCAACCTGCCGAAGCTGGAGAGCGGCGACCTGGGCGAGAACTGGCCCGAGTGGCTCATCGCCCGCATCCTGCTGCGCGAGGCGAAGGAGTTGGTGGAGAAGA